A single Natrinema pellirubrum DSM 15624 DNA region contains:
- a CDS encoding DUF309 domain-containing protein encodes MRDHLRAGAAIFNAGYYHAAHDAWEDRWLECESGSDDERLLHGLIQYSGAVHHARERNWEGAVGLAESGGEYLAGLPADYRDLGLEPIRTALSGLAADPERIERGPPVSIEHEGAPPSLSDLAFEPTAIAAVVLAEEFGYDPEPVARAREYAEDALVAGEDDSRFITLVFDFVREDEHRGIIYQRLTDHVGRRRAREEDVEGLF; translated from the coding sequence ATGCGCGATCACCTTCGAGCCGGGGCCGCGATCTTCAACGCCGGTTATTACCACGCCGCTCACGACGCCTGGGAGGACCGGTGGCTCGAGTGCGAGTCCGGCAGCGACGACGAGCGGCTGCTCCACGGACTCATCCAGTACAGCGGTGCGGTCCACCACGCCCGTGAGCGCAACTGGGAGGGCGCGGTCGGGCTCGCCGAGAGCGGCGGCGAGTACCTCGCGGGGCTGCCCGCGGACTACCGCGATCTGGGACTCGAGCCGATCCGGACCGCGCTCTCCGGACTCGCGGCCGATCCCGAACGGATCGAGCGGGGCCCGCCGGTCTCGATCGAACACGAGGGCGCGCCCCCCTCACTCTCGGACCTTGCGTTCGAGCCGACGGCGATCGCGGCGGTCGTCCTGGCCGAGGAGTTCGGCTACGACCCGGAGCCGGTCGCACGGGCCCGGGAGTACGCCGAGGACGCTCTCGTGGCCGGCGAGGACGACAGTCGGTTCATCACGCTGGTGTTCGATTTCGTCCGAGAGGACGAGCATCGGGGGATCATTTATCAGCGCCTGACGGACCACGTCGGCCGGCGGCGGGCTCGCGAGGAGGACGTCGAGGGATTGTTCTAA
- a CDS encoding aminopeptidase: MDERVREHAEVLVDWSARVEAGDDVVVSVGPDAHELAVAVAEKLGERGANLLATYSSGEITRAYLQAHDDAFDETPAHELALVENADVYLSLGGGRNTSATADVPGERRRAYTEARNEIRETRLGTCWVSTAHPTRSLAQQANMAYEEYQDFAYDAILRDWESLADEMAQLKDLLDAGSEVRLVSSDTDLTMSIEGRTAVNSAASVAYDSHNLPSGEVFTAPYATEGEVTFDVPMTIRGEAVRDVRLEFADGAVVDYDAEQGGDVIGDVLETDDGARRLGELGIGMNRGIDRYTDNILFDEKMGDTVHLALGRAYDACLPDGEAGNDSSVHVDLITDVSADSRLEIDGEVVQRNGTFRFEDGFDA; this comes from the coding sequence ATGGACGAACGGGTCCGCGAACACGCCGAAGTACTGGTCGACTGGAGTGCGCGGGTTGAGGCGGGCGACGACGTGGTCGTCTCGGTCGGGCCGGACGCCCACGAACTGGCCGTGGCCGTCGCCGAGAAACTCGGCGAGCGGGGCGCGAACCTGCTCGCGACGTACAGTTCGGGCGAGATTACGCGCGCGTATCTACAGGCTCACGACGACGCGTTCGACGAGACCCCCGCCCACGAACTCGCGCTCGTGGAGAACGCGGACGTCTACCTCTCGCTGGGCGGCGGGCGAAACACGAGCGCGACGGCGGACGTGCCGGGCGAGCGCCGGCGGGCCTACACCGAGGCCAGAAACGAGATCCGGGAGACGCGACTTGGGACCTGCTGGGTGTCGACGGCGCATCCGACGCGCTCGCTGGCCCAGCAGGCGAACATGGCCTACGAGGAGTATCAGGACTTCGCGTACGACGCCATCCTGCGTGATTGGGAGTCGCTGGCCGACGAGATGGCTCAACTGAAAGACCTCCTCGATGCGGGCTCGGAGGTGCGGCTCGTCTCGAGCGACACCGATCTCACGATGTCGATCGAGGGCCGAACGGCGGTCAACAGCGCCGCCTCCGTCGCCTACGACTCCCACAACCTGCCGAGCGGCGAGGTGTTTACCGCGCCGTACGCGACCGAGGGCGAGGTGACATTCGACGTGCCGATGACGATCCGGGGCGAGGCCGTCCGGGACGTCCGCCTCGAGTTCGCGGACGGTGCGGTCGTCGATTACGACGCCGAGCAGGGCGGAGACGTGATCGGCGACGTCCTCGAGACGGACGACGGCGCGCGCCGGTTGGGCGAACTCGGTATCGGGATGAACCGCGGGATCGACCGCTACACGGACAACATCCTCTTCGACGAGAAGATGGGTGATACCGTCCATCTGGCGCTTGGACGGGCATACGATGCCTGTCTCCCCGACGGCGAAGCGGGCAACGACTCGTCGGTCCACGTCGACCTGATCACCGACGTCAGCGCGGACTCCCGCCTCGAGATCGACGGCGAGGTCGTCCAGCGAAACGGGACCTTCCGGTTCGAGGATGGGTTCGATGCCTGA
- a CDS encoding histone family protein: protein MNVELPFAPVDTIIRRNAGDLRVSADASKELATRIQEHGSELAIDAAEEATADGRKTLMAQDFGVERVVDKDDLELPVAPVDRIARLEIDDRYRVSMDARVALADILEDYADNVARAAAILARHADRRTITDDDIETYFSLFE, encoded by the coding sequence ATGAACGTCGAACTCCCGTTCGCCCCGGTGGATACGATCATCCGGCGGAACGCGGGCGATCTTCGGGTGAGTGCCGACGCGTCGAAGGAACTCGCAACGCGGATCCAGGAACACGGGAGCGAACTCGCGATCGACGCCGCCGAGGAGGCGACGGCGGACGGGCGCAAGACGCTGATGGCCCAGGATTTCGGCGTCGAACGCGTCGTCGACAAGGACGACCTCGAGTTACCGGTCGCACCGGTCGACCGCATCGCCCGACTCGAGATCGACGACCGATATCGCGTCTCGATGGACGCCCGGGTGGCACTGGCCGACATTCTCGAGGACTACGCCGACAACGTCGCCCGCGCGGCGGCGATCCTCGCGCGCCACGCCGACCGGCGAACGATCACCGACGACGACATCGAGACCTACTTCTCGTTGTTCGAGTGA
- the cca gene encoding CCA tRNA nucleotidyltransferase has product MSEEDADRDGPEDGDGDRDLEAVLAEVRDRVTPDEAERTRLREVADRLIDRAEAAATDRCDGADVLQVGSTARNTWIAGDRDIDIFVRFPPELDRETLEEYGLAVGHATLPSGHEEYAEHPYVKGEVEGFDIDVVPCFRLESATEIRSAVDRTPFHTQYLQQRLDDELAGDVRLTKQFLKGIGVYGSDLRTRGFSGYLTELLVCEYGGFRPLLEAAADWRPPVELDPEDHGTKTFDDPLVIIDPTDPERNVAAVCSAANVARFQHYARSFLESPRSALFEPETAEPLTEAELRDHLERRGTTPVAVRFDAPDLVEDQLYPQLRKSLDGITRGLDERGFDVFRATTMADGDAVVFVELAVSERPGVERHEGPPVHVRDHAGGFYGAYADDPQSYGPFIEDDRYVTEREREFTTACEFLESDRLFDVGLGAHVETTLEDGYEVLVGKEVTALIATFGAELAAYFEPRP; this is encoded by the coding sequence ATGAGCGAGGAGGACGCTGACCGGGACGGACCCGAGGATGGAGACGGAGATCGCGATCTCGAGGCGGTACTCGCCGAGGTTCGTGATCGCGTGACCCCCGACGAGGCGGAACGGACGCGGCTTCGCGAGGTCGCCGACCGTCTCATCGACCGGGCCGAGGCCGCGGCGACCGATCGCTGTGATGGGGCTGACGTCTTGCAGGTCGGCTCGACCGCCCGGAACACTTGGATCGCCGGCGATCGCGACATCGACATCTTCGTTCGGTTTCCGCCGGAACTCGACCGTGAGACCCTCGAGGAGTACGGCCTCGCGGTCGGCCACGCGACCCTGCCGTCGGGCCACGAGGAGTACGCCGAACACCCCTACGTCAAAGGCGAGGTCGAGGGGTTCGATATCGACGTGGTCCCGTGTTTCCGGCTCGAGTCCGCGACGGAGATTCGGTCGGCCGTCGACCGCACGCCGTTTCATACGCAGTATCTCCAGCAACGGCTCGACGACGAGCTTGCGGGGGACGTTCGGCTCACGAAGCAGTTCCTCAAGGGGATCGGCGTCTACGGAAGCGACCTCCGAACGCGCGGGTTCAGCGGCTATCTTACGGAACTCCTCGTGTGCGAGTACGGCGGCTTTCGACCGCTGCTCGAGGCCGCAGCGGACTGGCGACCGCCGGTGGAACTCGATCCCGAGGATCACGGGACGAAGACGTTCGACGATCCGCTGGTGATCATCGATCCGACCGATCCGGAGCGTAACGTCGCCGCCGTCTGTTCGGCGGCGAACGTCGCCCGGTTCCAACACTACGCCCGGTCGTTCCTCGAGTCGCCGCGTTCGGCGTTGTTCGAACCGGAGACGGCCGAGCCGCTGACCGAAGCGGAGCTGCGCGACCACCTCGAGCGCCGTGGGACGACTCCCGTCGCCGTCCGTTTCGACGCCCCGGACCTCGTCGAGGACCAACTCTATCCACAGCTCCGGAAGTCACTGGACGGGATCACGCGAGGGCTCGACGAGCGCGGGTTCGACGTCTTCCGGGCGACGACGATGGCCGACGGGGACGCCGTCGTCTTCGTCGAACTCGCGGTGAGCGAGCGGCCCGGAGTCGAGCGCCACGAGGGGCCACCGGTCCACGTTCGCGACCATGCCGGCGGGTTCTACGGCGCCTACGCGGACGATCCCCAGTCGTACGGCCCGTTCATCGAGGACGACCGATACGTCACCGAGCGCGAGCGGGAGTTCACGACCGCCTGCGAGTTCCTCGAGAGCGACCGGCTCTTCGACGTGGGACTGGGCGCACACGTCGAGACGACGCTCGAGGACGGGTACGAAGTGCTGGTCGGCAAGGAGGTCACGGCGTTGATCGCGACGTTCGGTGCGGAACTCGCGGCCTATTTCGAGCCGCGACCCTGA
- a CDS encoding histone deacetylase family protein produces the protein MQFGYSEICLAHDPGSRHPESPDRLRAIRKRLQKKHGVEYVEADPCDLDAMATVHEREYLESVREFCADGGGSWDPDTTAVEETWDAASRSAGLACWAAEEALEGATGRETPFSIGRPPGHHAVYDNAMGFCFVNNVAVAAQHALDHDAYDVDRVAILDWDVHHGNGTQDIFYDRGDVFFVSLHEQGLYPGSGDIDETGEGDGEGTTMNIPMPAGTDDGEYLAAVDGPIAAALTDFDPDLLLISAGFDAHRHDPISRIRLSTEAYALLSDRVRTLAEDTDAALAFILEGGYGLDVLADSVAMVHETFDGREPIEPDDEPDDNAESTLEDVLEAHDLDVELDDHY, from the coding sequence ATGCAGTTCGGCTACAGCGAGATCTGTCTCGCACACGATCCCGGTTCGCGCCACCCCGAGTCGCCGGACCGGCTACGGGCGATCCGCAAACGGCTGCAGAAAAAACACGGCGTCGAGTACGTCGAGGCCGACCCCTGCGACCTCGATGCGATGGCGACCGTCCACGAGCGCGAGTACCTCGAGTCGGTCCGAGAGTTCTGTGCCGACGGCGGCGGCAGCTGGGACCCCGACACCACCGCCGTCGAGGAAACGTGGGACGCGGCCTCCCGGAGTGCGGGGTTAGCCTGTTGGGCCGCCGAAGAAGCCCTCGAGGGAGCGACGGGCCGCGAGACGCCCTTCTCGATCGGGCGTCCGCCGGGTCACCACGCGGTCTACGACAACGCGATGGGGTTTTGCTTCGTCAACAACGTCGCCGTCGCCGCCCAGCACGCACTCGATCACGACGCCTACGACGTCGATCGGGTCGCGATCCTCGACTGGGACGTCCACCACGGCAACGGCACGCAGGACATCTTCTACGACCGCGGTGACGTCTTCTTCGTCTCGCTCCACGAACAGGGGCTCTATCCTGGCTCCGGCGATATCGACGAGACCGGTGAGGGCGACGGCGAGGGGACGACGATGAACATTCCCATGCCGGCCGGTACCGACGACGGCGAGTATCTCGCCGCCGTCGACGGCCCCATTGCCGCCGCGCTCACCGACTTCGATCCCGACCTCCTGTTGATCAGCGCGGGCTTCGACGCCCACCGTCACGACCCTATCTCGCGGATCCGACTCTCGACGGAGGCCTATGCCCTGTTGAGCGACCGGGTTCGAACCCTCGCTGAAGATACCGACGCCGCGCTTGCTTTCATTCTCGAGGGAGGATACGGCCTGGACGTCCTCGCCGACAGCGTCGCGATGGTCCACGAGACCTTCGACGGCCGCGAACCGATCGAGCCCGACGACGAGCCCGACGACAACGCCGAATCGACCCTCGAGGATGTCCTCGAGGCACACGACCTCGACGTCGAACTGGACGATCACTACTAG
- a CDS encoding LLM class F420-dependent oxidoreductase, whose translation MEIGTVLPQLEIGHDPETLADYARRVESSGYEHVLAYDHVLGVNPDREGWDGPYDYESTFHEPLTTYSYLAGQTEALTFMTGILVLPQRQTALVAKQAAQLDRFTDGRFRMGVGVGWNEPEYVALGEDFSRRGQRIEEQVEVLRSLWTDDLVEFDGDFHEIPDAGIRPLPVQQPIPLWMGGMAEPVKRRVARLADGWLPQFQPGDDAEAHLADLAEYAEEAGRDPDDIGLAGRMYAVPDEEDEWIERAQAWRELGADYLSITTMYQGLEGAEHTAHLERVAEVLTETGLL comes from the coding sequence ATGGAAATCGGTACCGTGTTACCGCAACTCGAGATCGGCCACGACCCGGAGACGCTCGCCGACTACGCACGGCGGGTCGAGTCATCGGGGTACGAACACGTGCTGGCGTACGATCACGTCCTCGGGGTGAACCCGGACCGGGAGGGATGGGACGGCCCATACGACTACGAGAGTACGTTCCACGAGCCGCTGACGACGTACTCTTATCTGGCTGGGCAGACGGAGGCGTTGACGTTCATGACGGGGATTCTCGTCCTGCCACAGCGCCAGACGGCGCTCGTGGCGAAGCAGGCCGCCCAGCTGGATCGGTTTACCGACGGACGATTTCGGATGGGGGTCGGCGTCGGCTGGAACGAGCCCGAATACGTCGCGCTTGGCGAGGACTTCTCGCGACGCGGACAGCGTATCGAGGAACAGGTCGAAGTCCTCAGGTCCCTGTGGACCGACGACTTAGTCGAGTTCGACGGCGATTTCCACGAGATTCCCGATGCCGGTATCCGACCGCTGCCGGTCCAGCAACCGATTCCGCTCTGGATGGGCGGGATGGCAGAACCGGTCAAGCGCCGGGTCGCCCGCCTCGCCGACGGCTGGTTACCCCAGTTCCAGCCGGGCGACGACGCCGAGGCCCACCTCGCGGACCTCGCTGAGTACGCCGAGGAAGCAGGTCGCGATCCCGACGACATCGGCCTTGCCGGCCGGATGTACGCCGTTCCCGACGAGGAAGACGAGTGGATCGAGCGCGCCCAGGCCTGGCGGGAGCTGGGGGCCGACTACCTCTCGATCACGACGATGTACCAGGGCCTCGAGGGGGCGGAACACACGGCCCACCTCGAGCGGGTCGCCGAGGTGTTGACCGAGACCGGCCTGCTATAG
- a CDS encoding PadR family transcriptional regulator has product MDDLTGFQRDLLYVIAGADQPSGQDVKDEVETYYNSEINHGRLYPNLDTLVNKDLVEKGQLDRRTNYYEISDSGQQAIERRREWEQQYISD; this is encoded by the coding sequence ATGGACGATCTGACTGGGTTTCAACGAGACCTTCTGTACGTGATCGCGGGGGCCGATCAGCCGTCCGGCCAAGACGTCAAAGACGAAGTCGAAACGTACTACAACAGCGAAATAAATCACGGGCGGCTGTATCCGAACCTCGATACGCTCGTCAACAAGGACCTCGTCGAGAAAGGGCAACTCGACCGCCGGACGAACTACTACGAGATCAGCGACAGCGGCCAACAAGCCATCGAACGACGCCGCGAGTGGGAGCAACAGTATATCAGCGACTAA
- a CDS encoding MogA/MoaB family molybdenum cofactor biosynthesis protein, giving the protein MTADHDDRRSTDDHGHDLIDPLHVGIVTVSSSRAREDDPDDPGGDTIRDCFEGDGHEVRARLLVRDDYSAIRTAVRRLVARQDIDVVCTTGGTGVTVDDVSPEATSSLFERDLPGFGELFRSLSWDEVGTRAMASRATAGIAVDTPVFCLPGSKSACETACEELIVPEAPHLAGLATRHRTGTTDQTLAEYRDE; this is encoded by the coding sequence ATGACCGCCGATCACGACGATCGCCGGAGTACCGACGACCACGGCCACGACCTCATCGACCCACTCCACGTCGGCATCGTTACCGTCTCGAGTTCGCGCGCACGCGAAGACGATCCCGACGACCCGGGCGGAGACACCATCCGTGACTGCTTCGAGGGCGACGGCCACGAGGTTCGAGCCCGACTACTGGTCCGGGACGACTACTCGGCGATCCGAACCGCCGTCCGGCGGCTGGTCGCCCGTCAGGACATCGACGTCGTCTGTACCACCGGCGGGACCGGTGTCACCGTCGACGACGTCTCGCCGGAGGCGACGTCGTCCCTATTCGAACGCGACCTGCCCGGCTTCGGTGAACTGTTCCGCTCGCTCTCCTGGGACGAAGTCGGCACGCGGGCGATGGCATCACGCGCGACCGCAGGCATCGCAGTCGACACGCCGGTCTTCTGTCTGCCCGGTAGCAAAAGCGCCTGCGAAACCGCCTGCGAGGAACTGATCGTGCCCGAAGCGCCACACCTCGCGGGACTGGCGACTCGCCATCGGACCGGGACGACCGATCAAACGCTCGCGGAGTACCGAGACGAGTAG
- a CDS encoding cold-shock protein: protein MAKGNVDFFNDTGGYGFIETDDADDDVFFHMEDVGGPDLEEGTEIEFDIEQAPKGPRATNVTRL, encoded by the coding sequence ATGGCGAAAGGAAACGTTGATTTCTTCAACGACACAGGCGGCTACGGTTTCATCGAGACTGACGACGCGGACGATGACGTTTTCTTCCACATGGAAGACGTTGGCGGTCCGGACCTCGAAGAAGGCACAGAGATCGAATTCGACATCGAACAGGCCCCCAAGGGCCCCCGCGCCACCAACGTCACCCGCCTGTAA
- a CDS encoding ribonuclease J, whose protein sequence is MEIEIATIGGYEEVGRQMTAVRAGDDIVIFDMGLNLSKVLIHDNIRTEGMHSLDLIDMGAIPDDRIMSDLEGDVQAIVPTHGHLDHIGAISKLAHRYDAPIIASPFTLELVKGELEEEGKFDADNELIAMDPGETTSIGDSGVLDLEFVNVTHSIVDAINPVLHTPEGAVVYGLDKRMDHTPVIGDPIDMERFREIGREGEGVLAYIEDCTNANKKGRTPSESVAREHLRDVLYSMEDYDGGIVATTFSSHIARVKSLIEFARDIGRQPILLGRSMETYSGTAKQIGIDFPSDVEMVGYRQSIEQTFERIMNEGKENFLPVVTGHQGEPRATLTRMGRGETPYELEDGDKVVFSARVIPEPTNEGQRYQAEKLLRMQGARIYDDIHVSGHLCQEGHYEMLDELQPEHVIPAHQNMSGFSGYVDLASNQGYKLGRDLHVTSNGNIIDLV, encoded by the coding sequence ATGGAAATCGAAATTGCGACGATCGGCGGTTACGAGGAAGTCGGCCGACAGATGACGGCTGTCCGCGCTGGCGACGACATCGTGATCTTCGACATGGGCCTGAACCTGTCGAAGGTACTCATTCACGACAACATCCGAACCGAAGGGATGCACAGTCTCGATCTGATCGACATGGGTGCCATTCCGGACGATCGGATCATGAGCGACCTCGAGGGCGACGTCCAGGCGATCGTGCCGACCCACGGTCACCTCGACCACATCGGTGCGATCAGCAAACTCGCACACCGGTACGACGCCCCCATCATCGCCTCCCCGTTCACGCTCGAGCTGGTCAAAGGCGAACTCGAGGAGGAAGGCAAGTTCGACGCCGACAACGAACTGATCGCGATGGATCCCGGCGAGACGACCTCGATCGGCGACAGCGGCGTCCTCGACCTCGAGTTCGTCAACGTCACCCACTCCATCGTCGACGCGATCAATCCCGTCCTCCACACGCCCGAAGGCGCCGTCGTCTACGGGCTGGACAAACGGATGGACCACACCCCCGTCATCGGCGATCCGATCGACATGGAGCGGTTCCGCGAGATCGGCCGCGAGGGCGAGGGCGTCCTCGCCTACATCGAGGACTGTACCAACGCGAACAAGAAGGGCCGAACGCCCTCCGAAAGCGTCGCCCGCGAACACCTCCGCGACGTCCTCTACAGCATGGAGGACTACGACGGCGGCATCGTCGCGACGACGTTCTCGAGTCACATCGCGCGCGTGAAGTCTCTCATCGAGTTCGCTCGAGATATCGGTCGGCAGCCGATTCTGCTGGGCCGCTCGATGGAGACGTACTCCGGCACCGCGAAACAAATCGGGATCGACTTCCCGTCCGATGTCGAGATGGTCGGCTACCGCCAATCCATCGAGCAGACGTTCGAGCGGATCATGAACGAGGGCAAGGAGAACTTCCTGCCTGTCGTCACTGGACATCAGGGCGAACCGCGTGCGACCCTCACCCGCATGGGCCGCGGCGAGACACCCTACGAACTGGAAGACGGTGACAAGGTCGTCTTCTCGGCACGAGTCATTCCGGAGCCGACCAACGAGGGCCAGCGCTACCAGGCCGAGAAACTCCTCCGCATGCAAGGTGCGCGCATCTACGACGATATTCACGTCTCGGGGCACCTCTGTCAGGAGGGTCACTACGAGATGCTCGATGAGTTGCAGCCTGAACACGTAATTCCGGCCCACCAGAACATGAGCGGCTTCTCGGGATACGTCGATCTGGCCTCTAATCAGGGGTACAAGCTCGGACGGGATCTGCACGTCACCTCGAACGGGAATATCATCGACCTCGTCTGA
- a CDS encoding DUF6920 family protein, which produces MGLRYPTTVREIRLRRGLRSCTYTIRTILKRIIRVSVALAGTVWHQHETARRVDDGYELMPWSGYWRNYETRNGMTVPTEGEVVWYLPDGDVHAWQGRVTDIQYDELLSCRGRNR; this is translated from the coding sequence ATGGGCCTCCGGTATCCGACGACTGTCCGTGAAATACGCTTAAGACGCGGGCTGCGGTCCTGTACCTATACGATACGTACTATTCTCAAACGCATTATCAGGGTGTCCGTCGCTCTCGCCGGAACCGTCTGGCACCAGCATGAGACGGCCCGCCGCGTAGACGATGGCTACGAACTGATGCCCTGGTCCGGCTACTGGCGGAACTACGAGACACGAAACGGCATGACCGTGCCAACAGAGGGAGAGGTCGTTTGGTACCTTCCGGACGGTGACGTACACGCATGGCAGGGGAGAGTCACGGATATACAGTACGACGAACTTCTTTCCTGTCGTGGACGTAACCGATGA
- a CDS encoding aldo/keto reductase, whose product MEYTTLGSTGMTVSRICLGCMSFGTEREWMLDPEESKALIDRAIDLGINFFDTANVYSTGESEEILGDALAGYDRDSQVVATKVFGEMDPGNPNASGLSRKAIEQELAASRERLGMDTIDLYQTHRWDYETPIDETLRALDDAVRRGEVRYIGTSSMWAHQFANALQTSDALDLERFATMQNHYNVLYREEEREMLPLCDKEDIGVIPWSPLARGVATRPHEEIESTTRGRTDQYLEQMSYLQGGGEAINERIQELAADKGVSMAQISLAWLLHKDWVDAPIVGTTSVEHLEDAVEALEIDLSDSDMEYLEEPYEPLPVAGHQ is encoded by the coding sequence ATGGAGTACACGACGCTCGGCTCGACCGGGATGACGGTCAGCCGAATCTGTCTCGGTTGTATGAGCTTCGGTACGGAACGGGAGTGGATGCTCGATCCCGAGGAGAGCAAGGCGTTGATCGACCGCGCGATCGATCTCGGCATCAATTTCTTCGACACCGCGAACGTCTACTCCACCGGCGAGTCCGAGGAAATCCTCGGCGACGCGCTCGCGGGCTACGACCGCGACTCGCAGGTCGTCGCGACGAAGGTCTTCGGCGAGATGGATCCCGGCAACCCCAATGCCAGCGGCCTCTCCCGCAAAGCCATCGAGCAGGAACTCGCGGCCAGCCGCGAGCGACTCGGGATGGACACCATCGACCTCTACCAGACCCATCGCTGGGACTACGAGACGCCGATCGACGAGACACTGCGTGCGCTCGACGACGCCGTCCGCCGCGGCGAGGTACGCTACATCGGCACCTCCTCGATGTGGGCCCACCAGTTCGCCAACGCCTTGCAAACGAGCGATGCGTTGGACCTCGAGCGGTTCGCGACGATGCAGAACCACTACAACGTCCTCTATCGCGAGGAGGAACGCGAGATGCTACCCCTTTGTGACAAGGAAGACATCGGCGTCATCCCGTGGTCGCCGCTGGCCCGCGGCGTCGCGACCCGCCCCCACGAGGAGATCGAGTCGACCACGCGCGGTCGGACCGACCAGTACCTCGAGCAGATGTCCTATCTCCAGGGCGGCGGCGAGGCGATCAACGAACGGATTCAGGAGTTGGCCGCCGACAAGGGCGTCTCGATGGCCCAGATTTCGCTTGCCTGGCTGCTCCACAAGGACTGGGTCGATGCCCCAATCGTCGGCACGACCAGCGTCGAACACCTCGAAGACGCCGTCGAGGCACTCGAGATCGACCTCTCGGACTCCGATATGGAGTACCTCGAGGAACCGTACGAGCCGTTGCCGGTGGCTGGACACCAATAA
- a CDS encoding queuosine precursor transporter codes for MSQERSTGVPTAAQVALIGLFVAALVTAQLTASKVLAFELPVAIPITGAQLALPGAALAYALTFLASDCYTELYGRRAAQVLVNVGFVLNFVVLALVWSTIAAPAAPSSVDPGAFETALGASTNVVLGSLLAYVVSQNWDVLVFHRIREYTGPEKLWLRNIGSTASSQAIDTVIFVVVAFAVAPAVLGVGTVLTPDLLLSLIVGQYLLKLAIAFLDTPIVYAIVSLVRSREGVPAEDASTA; via the coding sequence ATGAGTCAGGAACGATCCACGGGTGTCCCAACGGCTGCCCAGGTCGCGTTGATCGGTCTCTTCGTGGCGGCGCTCGTCACCGCACAGTTGACTGCCTCGAAGGTATTGGCCTTCGAACTACCCGTCGCGATCCCGATCACCGGGGCACAGCTCGCGTTGCCGGGGGCCGCGCTCGCCTACGCACTGACGTTTCTCGCGAGCGACTGTTACACCGAACTGTACGGTCGCCGCGCCGCACAGGTGCTGGTCAACGTCGGCTTCGTGTTGAACTTCGTCGTTCTCGCGCTGGTCTGGTCGACGATCGCCGCGCCCGCCGCCCCCTCGAGCGTCGATCCGGGCGCGTTCGAGACCGCGCTGGGGGCGTCGACGAACGTGGTACTGGGGAGCCTCCTGGCCTACGTCGTCAGTCAGAACTGGGACGTTCTCGTCTTCCATCGAATTCGCGAGTACACCGGCCCCGAGAAGCTCTGGCTTCGGAACATCGGGTCGACGGCCTCCAGTCAGGCCATCGATACCGTCATCTTCGTCGTCGTCGCGTTCGCCGTTGCACCCGCCGTCCTCGGCGTCGGGACGGTCCTCACGCCCGACCTCTTGCTCTCGTTGATCGTCGGCCAGTACCTGCTGAAACTCGCAATCGCCTTCCTGGACACCCCGATCGTCTACGCCATCGTCTCGCTCGTGCGTTCGCGCGAGGGGGTCCCGGCCGAGGACGCCAGCACCGCCTGA